In the genome of Vicia villosa cultivar HV-30 ecotype Madison, WI linkage group LG7, Vvil1.0, whole genome shotgun sequence, one region contains:
- the LOC131619683 gene encoding uncharacterized mitochondrial protein AtMg00810-like, which produces MVIPLSVTTHKKNQVCKLSKLLCGLKQASRQSYEKLTSLIVHHRYHQATSDHSLFVKYSNTNITILLVYVDDVLLTGNSLEDLTFIKNTLQEAFKIKDLGTLKYFLGSEVSHSSKGISLCQRKYCLDLLTDSCLLGSKPASTPSDPSIKLCFDDAKHFPDIPAYRRLVGCLIYLNTMRPDITFITQQLSQFLSKPSITHHNVACRVLRYLKSCLGEGLFFPCSSKPCLLGFSDADWACCKDTRRSISGPCFFLGQSLISWRTKKQQTVSRSSSETDYRALAAATCELQWLLYLLCDLRITCDRPPVLYCDNQSALHIAANLVFHERTKHLEIDCHIVREKFMAEVMKLLLISSKSQLADFFTRATYN; this is translated from the coding sequence ATGGTTATCCCTCTGAGTGTTACTACACATAAGAAAAACCAGGTGTGCAAACTATCCAAGTTATTATGCGGCCTTAAACAGGCAAGTCGCCAATCGTATGAGAAGTTGACCTCGTTAATTGTACACCACAGATATCACCAAGCTACTTCAGATCATTCCTTGTTCGTCAAGTATTCTAATACCAACATAACAATTCTtttagtctatgttgatgatgtcTTACTTACAGGGAATTCTCTTGAAGATCTCACTTTTATCAAGAACACATTACAGGAAGCTttcaaaatcaaagatttggGCACCTTAAAGTATTTCCTTGGCTCGGAGGTTTCACATTCCTCTAAAGGCATTTCTCTATGTCAACGCAAGTACTGCTTAGACCTCCTCACAGATTCATGTTTACTTGGCTCTAAACCCGCTTCAACTCCCTCTGATCCTTCCATCAAGCTTTGTTTTGACGATGCTAAACATTTTCCTGACATCCCAGCTTATAGGAGACTCGTTGGATGTCTCATATATCTCAATACCATGCGTCCCGATATTACGTTCATCACTCAACAGTTAAGTCAATTCCTATCAAAACCCTCAATCACACATCATAATGTTGCATGCAGAGTTCTTAGGTATCTCAAGTCTTGTCTAGGTGAAGGCTTATTCTTCCCATGCAGTTCAAAACCATGTCTGCTTGGATTCTCGGATGCCGACTGGGCTTGTTGCAAAGACACTCGACGTTCTATATCTGGTCCCTGTTTCTTCCTTGGCCAATCCCTCATATCGTGGCGCACCAAGAAGCAACAAACCGTATCCAGATCTTCATCTGAAACCGATTATCGTGCTCTTGCCGCTGCCACATGTGAACTTCAGTGGCTCCTTTATCTTCTTTGTGATTTGCGTATTACTTGTGATAGACCACCCGTGCTATACTGTGACAATCAGAGTGCCCTTCATATTGCGGCTAACCTGGTTTTTCATGAACGAACCAAGCATTTGGAGATCGATTGCCACATCGTTCGTGAAAAGTTTATGGCGGAAGTTATGAAGCTTCTTCTTATATCTTCCAAAAGCCAGCTTGCAGATTTTTTCACTAGGGCTac